Proteins encoded together in one Cyanobacteriota bacterium window:
- the cmoA gene encoding carboxy-S-adenosyl-L-methionine synthase CmoA, with protein sequence MVDPHTPDPYPTTLYLSPEKDDLYAQGQWPKPFVFNDEVARVFDDMVSRSIPLYREVVTCAALWSKTYYQPGTRLIDIGCSTGTLLELLGRCLPPPANLVGIDNSLAMINRAQEKLKHIQSHHQVELLCQSADEVAITNSSVVILNYILQFLPLQQRQRLLRSIHQGLVPGGILFLSEKVISPHPHIQETVTRHYEAFKAHNGYAQTEIERKKEALEQVLVPLTEAQQVQMLLESGFSHVESVIKLHNFVSWVALV encoded by the coding sequence ATGGTTGATCCCCACACGCCAGATCCCTATCCCACGACACTTTACCTCAGCCCAGAGAAGGATGATCTCTATGCACAGGGGCAGTGGCCAAAGCCATTTGTCTTTAATGATGAGGTGGCACGAGTATTTGATGATATGGTGTCGCGATCGATACCCCTGTATCGAGAAGTAGTAACCTGTGCAGCCCTATGGAGCAAAACCTACTACCAACCCGGTACTCGGCTCATTGATATTGGTTGCTCTACAGGCACCCTGCTAGAACTGCTAGGGCGCTGTTTACCACCGCCAGCAAACTTAGTCGGCATTGACAACTCCTTGGCGATGATTAACCGTGCCCAAGAAAAACTAAAACATATTCAGTCGCACCATCAGGTGGAATTGCTGTGTCAGTCTGCTGATGAGGTCGCCATTACCAATAGCAGTGTCGTGATTCTCAACTACATTCTGCAATTTTTGCCCCTGCAACAGCGACAACGCCTACTGCGATCGATCCACCAGGGGCTAGTGCCGGGAGGGATCCTATTTCTGAGTGAAAAAGTCATCTCTCCCCATCCCCATATTCAAGAAACAGTGACTCGTCACTACGAAGCCTTTAAGGCTCACAATGGCTATGCCCAGACAGAAATTGAGCGTAAAAAAGAGGCTCTAGAGCAGGTCTTGGTGCCCTTAACAGAAGCTCAGCAAGTGCAAATGCTGTTAGAGAGTGGTTTTTCCCACGTGGAATCAGTCATCAAACTGCACAACTTCGTGTCTTGGGTAGCCCTAGTATAG
- the cmoB gene encoding tRNA 5-methoxyuridine(34)/uridine 5-oxyacetic acid(34) synthase CmoB: protein MDPDVGYYPPDYLHDYGAVLAAEEIVTIRQERNDRLHHPSVKPYREAVRSLQTLRAELPTPIPWDFTGDVVTIGWPHALSPIQSQQLMQILQTFCPWKKGPFNFFGITIDAEWRSDQKWARLLPHIHPLAQRRIADIGCHNGYFMCRMLPQQPSLVIGFEPVAKHFWNFQLVQTLVRHDTLAFELLGIEHIHLYPQFFDTIFCLGILYHHSDPIGLLRKLHYALAPKGELVIDCQGIPGDLPIALTPRQRYAHARGIWFLPTQSCLEHWLIRAGFTQLRCIYAAPLAPSEQRRTPWADIQSLQDFLDPNNPTLTIEGYPAPWRYYMLAYKG, encoded by the coding sequence ATGGATCCGGATGTTGGTTATTACCCTCCCGACTACTTACACGACTACGGCGCAGTGCTAGCGGCTGAGGAAATCGTTACAATTCGGCAAGAGCGGAACGATCGCCTACATCATCCTAGTGTCAAACCCTATCGAGAGGCTGTGCGATCGCTCCAGACCCTGCGGGCTGAATTACCTACTCCCATCCCTTGGGACTTCACTGGGGATGTAGTCACCATCGGGTGGCCCCACGCTTTATCCCCAATCCAGTCCCAACAGCTTATGCAGATACTCCAAACCTTTTGTCCTTGGAAGAAGGGACCATTTAATTTTTTTGGGATCACGATCGATGCTGAGTGGCGCTCTGATCAAAAGTGGGCACGCCTGCTGCCCCACATTCACCCGCTGGCCCAACGGCGAATTGCAGATATTGGTTGCCATAACGGTTACTTTATGTGCCGAATGCTCCCCCAACAGCCATCCCTAGTGATCGGCTTTGAACCCGTTGCCAAGCATTTTTGGAATTTCCAACTCGTTCAAACCCTGGTCCGTCACGATACCCTAGCGTTTGAGTTGCTAGGCATTGAGCACATTCACCTTTATCCTCAATTTTTTGACACTATCTTCTGCCTAGGTATTCTCTATCACCATTCGGATCCAATTGGTCTATTACGTAAACTTCACTATGCCCTTGCTCCCAAGGGAGAACTAGTCATTGATTGCCAAGGAATTCCCGGTGATTTGCCAATCGCCCTCACACCCCGCCAGCGCTATGCTCACGCACGGGGCATCTGGTTCTTGCCTACCCAGTCCTGCTTAGAACATTGGCTGATCCGTGCTGGGTTTACCCAACTGCGCTGCATCTATGCTGCTCCCCTAGCACCCTCTGAACAACGCCGTACCCCCTGGGCTGATATTCAAAGTCTTCAGGACTTTTTGGATCCTAACAATCCAACCTTGACGATCGAAGGTTATCCTGCTCCTTGGCGATACTACATGCTTGCTTACAAAGGATGA
- a CDS encoding arsenosugar biosynthesis-associated peroxidase-like protein — protein MSYYNPAHLPNFGAIGDGNPELAQKFFTYYKAVFADGALSAREKALIALAVSHAVQCPYCIDAYSHECLQQGADLEQMTEAVHVATAIRGGATLIHGLQMLDHVQQVGM, from the coding sequence ATGAGCTACTATAACCCTGCCCATTTACCCAACTTTGGTGCGATCGGCGATGGCAACCCCGAACTTGCTCAAAAATTCTTCACCTACTACAAGGCGGTTTTTGCTGACGGTGCCCTCTCAGCTAGAGAAAAAGCCCTAATTGCTTTAGCTGTTTCCCATGCTGTGCAGTGTCCCTACTGCATCGATGCCTATAGTCATGAATGCTTGCAACAAGGGGCAGACTTGGAACAAATGACCGAGGCTGTGCACGTGGCAACTGCCATTCGAGGCGGGGCTACTCTCATCCATGGCTTGCAAATGCTTGATCATGTGCAGCAAGTAGGGATGTGA
- a CDS encoding ABC transporter ATP-binding protein — translation MMTAICLRNVCKMYGDRPVVNDLSLDIPQGEMFALLGPNGAGKSTTIRMLTTLTRPTRGQVAVCGYDVVRQAQAVKRCIGVVLQTVSLDGDLTLWETLELHGRLHHLPNPHRQNQINHWLDYMELSDRRDNLVRTLSGGMKRRLQIARALLHQPEILFLDEPTVGLDPQTRRRLWEVIQDLNRQGMTILLTTHYMDEVEYLCDPTLTGSTIPSRVGIMDMGRLIELGTLTELRHNYGRGLVMKQEAGQWHYIFFPELEDANAFLEQQPSRTGMMARPSNLEDIFVELTGRKLD, via the coding sequence ATGATGACTGCAATTTGTCTGCGGAATGTCTGCAAAATGTATGGCGATCGTCCAGTGGTCAATGACCTATCCCTAGACATTCCCCAAGGCGAAATGTTTGCCCTGCTAGGCCCTAATGGTGCTGGGAAATCTACTACGATTCGGATGCTAACCACCCTTACTCGCCCTACTCGTGGTCAGGTAGCTGTATGTGGTTATGATGTTGTGCGCCAAGCTCAAGCCGTAAAGCGCTGCATTGGCGTTGTTTTGCAAACCGTCAGCCTCGATGGAGACCTAACACTGTGGGAAACTTTAGAGTTGCACGGACGACTGCATCATCTGCCCAACCCCCATCGCCAGAACCAAATTAATCACTGGTTGGACTATATGGAACTGAGCGATCGCCGTGACAACCTTGTGCGCACCCTCTCTGGTGGCATGAAGCGCCGTCTTCAGATTGCACGAGCGTTACTGCACCAGCCAGAAATTCTGTTTCTTGACGAGCCAACCGTTGGCCTGGATCCCCAAACTCGTCGCCGTCTTTGGGAAGTCATCCAAGATTTGAACCGCCAGGGCATGACCATTTTGCTCACTACCCACTACATGGATGAAGTGGAATACCTCTGTGATCCCACCCTCACTGGCTCAACGATCCCCAGTCGGGTTGGCATTATGGATATGGGTAGACTGATTGAGTTAGGCACACTGACAGAGTTGCGCCATAACTACGGTCGAGGTTTGGTAATGAAGCAAGAGGCAGGACAATGGCACTATATCTTTTTCCCTGAACTAGAGGATGCCAATGCCTTTCTGGAGCAACAACCATCTCGCACTGGGATGATGGCACGTCCATCTAATCTAGAAGATATCTTTGTGGAGTTGACTGGACGCAAACTAGATTGA
- a CDS encoding LCP family protein: MLNQSLERVASDQAGSENFAADADNADPQAYHKESIQPASSAPMKHTYSVPAISTDNTASTTTQRMQAIPSTPTSSPTSSIDSDSRHTLGTAQKQKPTIAKVAFWSLVFGATTVTSAIVGAVIAFVIPLSSTALSGNPSAPDMQDHPSSIVSLWRSGFKYYVSRPVTILVMGTDAVLDGNPSTQNVFSGRSDTMLLVHLDPQTKVVNLLSIPRDTRVELEAINPADLPPTLPPDVVSAGAMKINRANAIGGPALSAKVVSTTLGGVKIDRYVRVSTDAFRELVDLLGGIDVYVPYPMKYDDFTQKLHIDLAQGWQTLNGEQAEQFARFRHDAYGDVGRVQRQQFLMTALKKRLTSPTVVPKIPQILNVMSKYIDTNLTLEEMLALANFGLSLDQTNFKMVLLPGRFSQPEEYTESYWIMDPEARDRVLSQYFNVKTGTATEQATQLRDLRIAVQNASNQPHLGREIVDYLQARGFRNVYLIEDWPDPQRQSQIVVQRGDQQAADALRQMLGFGQLQLDSTGDLESDLTIRVGNDVKPAS; encoded by the coding sequence GTGTTGAATCAGTCTCTTGAGCGAGTAGCTTCAGATCAAGCAGGTTCAGAGAACTTTGCTGCGGATGCGGATAATGCTGATCCACAAGCGTATCATAAGGAGTCGATTCAGCCTGCTAGCTCTGCTCCTATGAAGCATACCTACTCGGTACCAGCCATATCCACGGATAACACAGCCTCTACTACTACCCAGCGGATGCAGGCCATACCCTCTACGCCGACATCATCACCGACATCATCAATTGATAGCGATTCTAGACATACTCTAGGCACTGCCCAGAAACAGAAACCAACTATTGCTAAGGTTGCCTTCTGGAGCCTAGTGTTTGGGGCCACGACTGTAACCTCAGCGATCGTGGGAGCTGTTATTGCCTTTGTAATCCCCCTGTCATCAACGGCCTTATCAGGGAATCCATCAGCACCTGACATGCAGGATCACCCGTCGTCAATTGTCTCTCTGTGGAGAAGCGGCTTTAAGTACTATGTTTCTCGTCCAGTGACAATTCTAGTCATGGGTACAGATGCTGTGTTAGATGGAAATCCATCTACGCAGAATGTGTTCTCTGGGCGTAGTGACACTATGCTGCTCGTACACCTTGATCCCCAGACAAAAGTTGTTAATCTGTTGTCAATTCCTCGTGATACCCGTGTAGAGCTAGAGGCCATCAACCCAGCCGATTTGCCACCAACTTTACCTCCAGACGTGGTGAGTGCTGGAGCTATGAAAATTAATCGTGCCAACGCTATCGGAGGGCCAGCTCTATCTGCCAAGGTTGTTAGCACGACACTGGGGGGAGTCAAAATTGATCGCTATGTCCGCGTCAGCACCGATGCCTTTCGAGAGCTAGTAGACCTGTTGGGAGGCATCGATGTCTATGTACCCTACCCTATGAAGTATGACGATTTCACCCAGAAACTGCATATCGACTTAGCACAGGGTTGGCAAACTCTAAACGGAGAGCAAGCTGAGCAGTTTGCTAGGTTTCGCCATGATGCCTACGGCGATGTTGGACGAGTGCAACGTCAACAGTTTTTGATGACAGCATTGAAGAAGCGCCTGACTAGTCCAACAGTGGTGCCCAAAATTCCACAAATTCTTAACGTCATGTCGAAATACATCGACACGAATTTGACGCTGGAAGAGATGCTGGCATTGGCTAACTTTGGGCTGAGTCTAGATCAGACTAACTTCAAGATGGTGCTCCTTCCAGGCCGATTTAGTCAGCCTGAGGAATATACCGAAAGCTACTGGATTATGGATCCAGAGGCTCGCGATCGCGTCTTATCCCAATACTTCAATGTTAAGACAGGTACTGCTACTGAACAGGCAACTCAACTACGAGATCTGCGTATTGCTGTTCAGAATGCCTCCAACCAACCCCATCTAGGGCGGGAGATAGTTGACTACTTGCAAGCCCGTGGATTCCGTAATGTTTACTTGATTGAAGACTGGCCAGATCCCCAGCGTCAGAGTCAAATCGTTGTGCAAAGAGGAGATCAGCAAGCTGCCGATGCTCTACGTCAAATGCTAGGCTTTGGGCAGCTACAGCTAGACTCTACTGGTGATCTAGAATCTGACCTGACAATCCGGGTTGGTAACGATGTCAAACCTGCCAGTTAA
- a CDS encoding sugar phosphate nucleotidyltransferase, protein MTSSLIPIILAGGKGERFWPLSRHHRPKQFLCLDGSDRTLLQMTADRLVATTGDWKTIWVITTAHLAAGVQYQLPNLPIDNILVEPEGRDTAPAVAWATLEIARRYGENTVLGFFSADHWIAEQDLFIQTVQAAVELTSQASAIATLGIKPTYPAIGYGYIEHGEAIGTFAGMPAYRVSRFTEKPDRATAENFLATGRFSWNAGMFIFRAATTIAELHTYAPELIQPLEQQGVAAYPSLPKISIDYALMEKTQKACVVPVAFNWDDLGDWNAIERLLKGDQLNVELASHIGLDTKDSIFYAENRDELIVTIGLEDVVVVRDGNATLIVKKERTQDIKKVLKAIQQNPRFEGLL, encoded by the coding sequence ATGACATCATCGCTGATTCCCATCATTTTGGCTGGCGGCAAAGGTGAACGATTCTGGCCCCTGAGCCGTCATCATCGGCCCAAGCAGTTTCTCTGCCTAGATGGTAGCGATCGCACTCTGCTCCAGATGACTGCTGATCGCCTCGTGGCAACCACTGGTGACTGGAAAACCATCTGGGTGATTACCACCGCTCACTTGGCAGCGGGCGTGCAATACCAACTACCTAACTTGCCTATAGACAATATCTTGGTAGAACCCGAAGGCCGTGACACAGCCCCTGCTGTTGCCTGGGCAACCTTGGAAATTGCTCGTCGTTACGGTGAGAATACTGTGCTAGGCTTTTTTTCGGCTGATCACTGGATTGCTGAACAGGATTTATTCATCCAAACTGTGCAGGCAGCCGTCGAGTTGACCAGTCAAGCATCGGCGATCGCCACCTTGGGGATCAAACCCACCTACCCTGCGATTGGTTATGGCTACATTGAGCATGGAGAAGCTATAGGCACCTTTGCTGGGATGCCTGCCTATCGGGTCAGCCGATTTACTGAGAAGCCTGATCGCGCTACTGCCGAGAACTTTCTCGCCACAGGACGCTTTAGCTGGAATGCGGGCATGTTTATTTTCCGTGCTGCCACTACGATCGCAGAACTCCACACTTATGCCCCCGAACTCATTCAACCTCTAGAGCAACAGGGTGTTGCTGCCTATCCATCGCTGCCCAAGATCAGCATTGACTATGCCCTGATGGAAAAAACCCAAAAAGCTTGCGTGGTACCAGTGGCCTTTAATTGGGATGATTTGGGAGACTGGAATGCAATTGAACGCCTATTGAAAGGAGACCAACTTAATGTTGAACTAGCTAGTCATATCGGCTTGGATACAAAAGACTCCATCTTTTATGCAGAGAATCGGGATGAGCTGATTGTGACGATCGGTCTAGAAGATGTCGTAGTCGTTCGCGACGGTAACGCCACCTTAATCGTGAAAAAAGAGCGCACTCAAGATATTAAAAAGGTACTCAAGGCTATTCAACAAAACCCTCGCTTCGAGGGGTTATTGTGA